From one Shewanella sp. GD04112 genomic stretch:
- the ggt gene encoding gamma-glutamyltransferase, which translates to MIKTIKSICTLVTVATAMSSSGVLAMDRITGKAFATRSEVYATHGMAATSQPLATQVAIDVLKQGGSAVDAAIAANAMLGLVEPTGAGVGGDLFAIVWSAKDKKLYGLNASGRSPKSLTLEKLKSLGLDYLPPFGPLPVSVPGAVDGWYELHDKFGKLPMADNLAPAIRYAREGFPVSELIAYYLNGSGKKLGQFPGFKETYMPNGKMPAVGEIFKNPALANTYEKIAKGGRDAFYKGDIAKSIDKYMKAQGGFLSYEDLASHTSDWVEPVSANYRGYDVWELPPNGQGIAALQILKTMEPFDVAAMGFNSPEYVHLFVEAKKLAFADRAKFYADMAFNKVPVKELISQQYNYDRAKLIDLNKAAKSVDAGNPALQHGDTVYLTTADKDGNMVSLIQSNYRGMGSGMTPPDLGFVLQDRGQMFDLTEGRFNTYAPGKRPFHTIIPAFVTKDGKPWLSFGVMGGATQPQMHAQIIVNLIDFKMNLQEAGDAPRILHTGSTEPTGEVMNDGGYVSLESGFPVETRRELIKKGHVLRDGLGDFGGYQAIGFNAETGVYRGASESRKDGYAAGY; encoded by the coding sequence ATGATAAAAACAATAAAATCAATTTGTACCTTAGTCACAGTGGCGACAGCAATGTCGTCATCGGGAGTGTTGGCCATGGATAGGATCACGGGTAAAGCCTTTGCGACGCGCTCAGAAGTGTACGCCACCCATGGGATGGCGGCGACCAGCCAACCGCTAGCGACTCAGGTGGCGATTGATGTGTTAAAACAGGGCGGCAGTGCTGTGGATGCGGCGATTGCGGCTAATGCCATGCTGGGCTTAGTCGAGCCTACAGGCGCTGGGGTTGGTGGCGATTTATTTGCCATTGTCTGGAGTGCTAAAGATAAAAAGCTCTATGGCCTCAATGCATCGGGTCGTAGCCCCAAATCTTTAACCCTAGAAAAGCTTAAATCCCTCGGACTAGATTATTTACCGCCTTTTGGGCCGCTGCCCGTGTCGGTTCCCGGTGCGGTGGATGGATGGTATGAGCTGCACGATAAGTTCGGCAAACTGCCAATGGCCGATAATTTAGCGCCAGCGATTCGTTATGCCCGCGAAGGTTTTCCCGTTTCTGAGCTTATTGCCTATTACCTTAATGGCAGTGGTAAAAAACTCGGTCAATTCCCCGGTTTTAAAGAAACCTATATGCCCAATGGCAAAATGCCTGCGGTAGGGGAAATATTTAAAAATCCTGCATTAGCAAACACCTACGAGAAAATTGCCAAGGGCGGTCGCGATGCATTTTATAAGGGCGATATCGCCAAGAGCATAGATAAATACATGAAGGCGCAAGGCGGTTTCCTCAGTTATGAAGACCTCGCCAGCCATACTAGCGACTGGGTTGAACCCGTATCGGCCAACTACCGTGGCTACGATGTGTGGGAGTTGCCGCCCAATGGGCAGGGGATTGCTGCGTTACAGATCTTAAAAACCATGGAGCCCTTCGATGTTGCGGCCATGGGCTTTAACAGCCCCGAATATGTGCATTTATTCGTAGAGGCTAAGAAACTCGCCTTTGCCGACCGCGCGAAATTCTATGCCGATATGGCCTTTAACAAAGTGCCAGTGAAGGAATTGATTTCGCAGCAATACAATTACGATCGCGCCAAACTTATCGACTTAAACAAGGCGGCTAAGAGTGTCGATGCGGGGAATCCTGCGCTGCAACATGGGGATACTGTGTATCTGACGACGGCGGATAAAGACGGCAATATGGTGTCGCTAATCCAGAGTAACTACCGCGGCATGGGCTCGGGTATGACGCCACCGGATCTCGGCTTTGTATTGCAGGATCGCGGGCAGATGTTCGATCTCACCGAAGGTCGTTTCAACACTTATGCGCCGGGTAAGCGTCCCTTCCATACCATTATTCCCGCCTTTGTGACTAAAGACGGTAAACCTTGGTTGAGTTTTGGGGTGATGGGCGGCGCAACACAGCCGCAAATGCACGCGCAGATCATTGTTAATCTGATTGATTTTAAAATGAACTTGCAAGAAGCGGGCGATGCCCCCAGAATTTTGCACACAGGTTCGACCGAGCCTACGGGTGAGGTGATGAATGACGGCGGCTATGTGAGCTTAGAATCAGGCTTCCCCGTTGAAACCCGCCGTGAGCTAATTAAGAAAGGCCATGTGCTACGCGATGGGCTCGGCGATTTTGGTGGATATCAAGCCATTGGTTTTAATGCCGAAACGGGCGTTTACCGCGGCGCATCAGAGAGCCGTAAAGATGGTTATGCCGCAGGTTACTAA
- a CDS encoding ferredoxin--NADP reductase, with amino-acid sequence MWTRGRVIERIDWSDKLFSLRIAAELAPFIPGQFIKLSQLQDDKRVARAYSLVNSPDKPYAEILAVAVEDGQLSPQLQNLAIGDEIEITPTATGFMTLDEIPKGAGQGRHLWLLATGTAVGPFLSMLDTAEPWQRFEKVVLVYGVREAKDLAYLDKLKAYSVQYPDQFILCLTVTREKLDDALQCRIPDGLVSGEIEAKVGLALSAADSQVMICGNPGMISGAQAALLDKGLAKNLRRAPGQITVEKYW; translated from the coding sequence ATGTGGACTAGGGGACGTGTTATTGAACGTATTGATTGGAGTGATAAATTATTTTCGCTGCGGATAGCGGCCGAACTGGCGCCCTTTATTCCGGGTCAATTTATTAAACTCAGTCAGCTGCAAGATGATAAGCGTGTCGCTAGAGCCTATTCCCTGGTTAATTCCCCCGATAAACCCTATGCCGAAATCTTGGCTGTCGCCGTAGAAGATGGCCAGTTATCCCCACAATTACAAAATCTTGCCATCGGGGATGAAATCGAGATCACTCCCACAGCCACAGGCTTTATGACTTTAGATGAGATCCCTAAGGGAGCAGGGCAAGGCCGTCACTTATGGCTGTTAGCCACGGGCACGGCCGTGGGGCCATTCTTATCTATGCTCGATACGGCAGAGCCTTGGCAGCGTTTCGAAAAAGTCGTGCTCGTCTATGGTGTCCGCGAAGCTAAAGATTTAGCTTACCTTGATAAATTAAAGGCTTATTCGGTGCAATATCCTGATCAGTTTATCCTGTGTTTAACCGTCACCCGTGAAAAGCTTGACGATGCACTGCAATGTCGTATCCCCGATGGCTTAGTCTCGGGGGAGATTGAGGCTAAAGTCGGTTTAGCGCTCAGCGCGGCGGATTCACAGGTGATGATTTGTGGTAATCCGGGGATGATCAGTGGCGCGCAGGCCGCGTTGCTTGACAAGGGGCTCGCAAAGAATTTACGCCGCGCTCCGGGACAAATTACCGTCGAGAAGTATTGGTAA
- a CDS encoding DUF5610 domain-containing protein yields the protein MEINNPAQVQTPSTPHKKYADNAAANSEKTKNVEAPGKQTAYQTSKQLMNQAILSAQEEVSLKSGDQSMALLYRAAIEAIDKELATSMGPNATQTNYDNQVDYSPEATADRIVSFATQFFSIHQQQNSNMSLNDQLDSFMSIIGGAIDNGFKEARDILSGLKVLQGDIADGVDKTYGLVQEGLQAFRDSFNKKPDEAQTASA from the coding sequence ATGGAAATCAACAACCCTGCGCAGGTACAGACGCCTTCTACGCCCCATAAGAAGTATGCTGACAATGCCGCTGCTAATAGTGAAAAGACGAAAAATGTGGAAGCGCCCGGAAAACAAACTGCATACCAAACCAGTAAGCAGCTAATGAATCAGGCTATTTTGTCGGCACAGGAAGAAGTGAGTCTAAAATCCGGTGATCAATCCATGGCGTTACTTTATCGCGCGGCAATTGAAGCGATAGATAAAGAATTAGCGACTTCGATGGGGCCAAATGCTACTCAAACTAACTATGACAATCAGGTCGATTATTCTCCCGAGGCGACGGCCGATAGGATTGTGAGTTTTGCGACGCAATTTTTTAGCATTCACCAACAGCAAAATTCGAATATGAGTCTAAATGATCAGCTTGACAGTTTTATGAGCATCATAGGTGGCGCTATCGATAATGGCTTTAAGGAGGCGCGGGATATTTTGTCCGGCCTTAAAGTGCTGCAAGGGGATATTGCTGATGGCGTCGATAAAACCTATGGATTAGTGCAAGAGGGATTGCAGGCCTTCCGAGATAGCTTCAATAAGAAACCTGATGAGGCACAAACGGCTAGCGCATAA
- a CDS encoding ABC transporter ATP-binding protein, which yields MTSTLNLHQVHSDYQGQQVLKGLDLTLAQGEILALLGPSGCGKTTLLRAVAGLQAISQGEIQINGKTVSGAGQFVPSEQRGIGMIFQDYALFPHLTVAENILFGVAKLTATQRQARLDDMLALVKLEGLAKRYPHELSGGQQQRVSIARALAYEPQLLLLDEPFSNIDAQVRHSMMAEIRSILKQRNVSAVFVTHSKDEAFVFADTLAIFNQGVIVQHGRAENLYAAPNSRYVADFLGSGNYLPAEVIDGHSVATPIGELRSLTPLSQSHAFNGQVFLRPQQLALSADDAGVGTITERRFLGAFCHYWVKVEAASHAHYVEVRSQIMQLNVGQRVVLSTEPHSLVLFES from the coding sequence ATGACCAGCACCCTCAATCTTCATCAAGTTCATAGCGATTATCAGGGCCAACAGGTACTCAAAGGCTTAGATTTAACCCTTGCTCAAGGTGAAATCCTTGCGCTGTTAGGCCCAAGTGGCTGCGGCAAAACCACCTTGCTCAGGGCGGTGGCTGGATTGCAGGCCATCAGCCAAGGTGAAATTCAAATTAATGGCAAGACCGTCAGCGGTGCGGGGCAATTTGTGCCGAGTGAGCAACGGGGGATAGGGATGATCTTCCAAGACTATGCCTTGTTCCCCCATTTGACCGTCGCCGAGAATATTCTCTTTGGCGTAGCAAAATTAACGGCTACGCAGCGCCAGGCACGCTTGGATGACATGCTCGCCCTAGTGAAACTCGAAGGCTTAGCCAAGCGTTATCCCCATGAGTTGTCCGGTGGGCAGCAGCAGCGGGTGTCGATTGCCCGCGCGCTTGCGTATGAGCCGCAATTACTGTTACTCGATGAGCCTTTTTCGAATATCGATGCCCAAGTGCGCCACAGCATGATGGCGGAGATCCGCAGCATTCTCAAACAACGTAATGTCAGCGCGGTATTTGTAACCCACAGTAAGGACGAGGCCTTCGTCTTTGCCGATACCTTGGCCATTTTTAACCAAGGTGTGATAGTGCAGCATGGCCGCGCCGAAAACTTATATGCCGCGCCCAATAGCCGTTATGTGGCGGATTTTCTGGGCAGTGGTAACTATCTACCCGCCGAAGTGATCGATGGCCATAGTGTTGCCACCCCGATTGGTGAGCTGCGCAGCCTGACGCCCTTGTCGCAATCCCATGCTTTCAATGGCCAAGTGTTTTTGCGGCCACAGCAATTGGCGCTCAGCGCCGATGATGCGGGGGTGGGCACTATTACCGAGCGGCGCTTCCTCGGAGCATTTTGCCATTACTGGGTGAAAGTCGAGGCGGCGTCCCACGCCCATTATGTCGAAGTGCGTAGCCAAATCATGCAGTTGAATGTCGGCCAGCGGGTGGTGTTAAGCACTGAGCCACATTCCCTAGTGCTATTTGAATCTTAA
- a CDS encoding Dyp-type peroxidase, translated as MDIQNMPREQLGVCAEGNLHSVYLMFNASDNDNVESQLRPCIANVAQYIYELTDQYSDSAFNGFVGIGANYWDSLYPDARPEMLKPFPAMQAGNREAPAIEYDLFVHIRCDRYDILHLVANEISQMFEDLVELVEEERGFRFMDSRDLTGFVDGTENPKGRHRQEVALVGDEDPEFKGGSYIHVQKYAHNLSKWHRLPLKKQEDIIGRTKQDNIEYESEDKPLTSHIKRVNLKDDNGKSIEILRQSMPYGSLKEQGLMFISTCRTPEHFEKMLHSMVFGDGVGNHDHLMHFTSALTGSSFFAPSLDFLMQFDN; from the coding sequence ATGGATATTCAAAATATGCCGCGTGAACAGTTGGGTGTGTGTGCAGAGGGAAACTTACATAGCGTCTATTTGATGTTTAATGCGAGCGACAACGATAACGTTGAATCGCAATTGCGTCCCTGTATTGCCAACGTTGCGCAGTATATTTATGAGTTGACGGATCAATACTCCGACAGCGCATTCAATGGTTTTGTGGGCATTGGTGCCAACTATTGGGACAGCCTCTATCCCGATGCTCGCCCCGAGATGCTCAAGCCATTCCCAGCAATGCAAGCGGGTAACCGTGAGGCGCCAGCGATCGAATACGATCTGTTTGTGCATATTCGCTGCGACCGCTATGACATTTTGCATTTAGTCGCCAACGAAATCAGCCAAATGTTCGAAGACTTAGTCGAGTTAGTCGAAGAGGAACGCGGCTTTAGATTTATGGATAGCCGCGACTTAACAGGCTTTGTCGATGGCACCGAAAATCCTAAGGGGCGTCATCGTCAAGAGGTTGCCTTGGTCGGGGATGAAGATCCTGAATTTAAGGGCGGCAGCTACATTCATGTGCAAAAGTACGCCCACAACTTGAGTAAGTGGCATAGATTACCGCTTAAGAAGCAAGAAGATATTATCGGTCGTACCAAGCAAGACAACATCGAATACGAGTCGGAAGATAAGCCATTAACCAGCCATATCAAGCGGGTCAACCTCAAGGATGACAACGGCAAGTCGATTGAGATTTTGCGCCAGAGCATGCCTTACGGCTCGCTCAAGGAGCAAGGGTTGATGTTTATTTCAACCTGTCGCACCCCAGAGCACTTTGAGAAGATGCTCCACAGCATGGTGTTTGGCGATGGTGTGGGTAATCATGACCACCTAATGCACTTCACCAGCGCCTTGACGGGTTCTTCTTTCTTCGCCCCAAGCTTAGATTTTTTGATGCAGTTCGATAATT
- a CDS encoding Fe(3+) ABC transporter substrate-binding protein, giving the protein MKWVTCAALLGLMSVAQSAHADEKLTVYSYRQAFLVEPILKRFTDETGIAVNVVFAKDGIAERIAREGRLSPADLVLTSDFSRLVELVDKDLTAPVKSEQLNSNIPAQYRDPDGQWYALTMRVRNLYTAKDRLGPQAISYEELADPKYKGKICTRSGKHPYNIALVASMIAHHGEADTKTWLQGVKTNLARKPQGNDRAQVKAVKEGLCDIAIGNSYYYGNMLQDPEQKSWAEAVAINFPNQADRGAHVNVSGMVLTRHAPNKDNAIKLMEFLSADVAQKAYAEVNMEYPVKADVAPSTLVASWGEFKSDQLPIFKLAEYHQAAVKLLDEVQFDL; this is encoded by the coding sequence ATGAAATGGGTAACTTGTGCCGCTTTACTTGGGTTAATGTCGGTTGCGCAGTCTGCACATGCGGATGAAAAATTAACGGTTTATTCCTATCGCCAAGCGTTTTTGGTTGAGCCTATTCTGAAGCGTTTCACCGATGAAACTGGCATTGCTGTGAATGTGGTATTTGCGAAAGACGGTATTGCCGAGCGTATCGCCCGTGAAGGCCGTTTATCCCCTGCGGATTTAGTGTTAACTTCAGATTTCTCTCGCTTGGTCGAATTAGTCGACAAAGACCTGACTGCTCCCGTGAAAAGTGAGCAGCTCAATAGCAATATCCCCGCGCAATACCGCGATCCCGATGGACAATGGTATGCCTTAACGATGCGTGTGCGTAATCTCTATACGGCAAAAGATCGCCTCGGCCCACAAGCCATCAGCTACGAAGAGCTGGCCGATCCTAAGTACAAAGGCAAGATCTGTACGCGCAGTGGTAAGCATCCTTACAACATCGCCTTAGTCGCGTCGATGATCGCCCACCACGGTGAGGCCGACACTAAGACTTGGTTGCAAGGTGTGAAAACCAACTTAGCACGCAAGCCTCAAGGTAACGATAGGGCGCAGGTGAAGGCGGTTAAAGAAGGCTTGTGTGATATCGCCATCGGCAATAGCTACTACTACGGCAATATGCTGCAAGATCCAGAGCAAAAGAGCTGGGCAGAGGCAGTGGCGATTAACTTCCCGAATCAAGCCGATCGCGGTGCCCATGTGAACGTTTCTGGTATGGTGCTGACTCGCCATGCGCCGAATAAAGACAATGCCATCAAGTTGATGGAGTTCCTGTCTGCGGATGTGGCACAAAAAGCCTATGCCGAAGTAAACATGGAATATCCGGTGAAAGCCGATGTCGCGCCTTCAACCTTAGTCGCCTCCTGGGGTGAGTTTAAATCCGACCAATTACCGATTTTCAAGCTGGCGGAATACCACCAAGCGGCGGTGAAATTGTTAGATGAAGTTCAGTTCGATCTCTAG
- a CDS encoding FMN-binding glutamate synthase family protein: protein MQELNWFMWGLDLFSGLFLILVGFVVLAIVYMYIADKLQTKQAVRHNYPVIGRFRYLFEKQGEFFRQYFFAQDREELPFNRAERSWVYRAAKNVDRTIAFGSTRPLDSTGAIMFMNTAFPTQDEDITPILPQTIGPHCREPYTTKAICHISAMSFGALSRPAVTALSHGAAQAGCWLNTGEGGLSPYHLKGGCDLVFQIGTAKYGVRNEHGHLDDDKLKEIAAHPEVKMFEIKMSQGAKPGKGGILPGIKVTEEIAKIRGIPQGHDSISPNGHIEFKNVGDILDMIARVREVTGKPTGIKAVLGDVQWLEDFCDEIERRGEASAPDFFTLDSADGGTGAAPQPLMDYVGLPLKESLPILVNILIQRGLRKRIKVIASGKLIVPSRVAWALALGADFIASARGNMFALGCIQALQCNKDTCPTGITTHNKKLQQGLDPRDKSTRVANYNHNLHHDLALIAHSCGVTEPRQLKPSHVRIVLESGLSVSLDKYYSHINQ, encoded by the coding sequence ATGCAAGAATTGAATTGGTTTATGTGGGGACTGGATCTCTTCTCAGGGCTATTTTTAATCCTAGTGGGCTTTGTCGTTCTAGCGATTGTGTATATGTATATCGCCGACAAGCTACAAACCAAGCAGGCCGTGCGCCACAACTACCCTGTGATAGGTCGCTTTCGGTATTTATTTGAGAAACAAGGCGAGTTTTTTAGACAATACTTTTTCGCACAGGACAGGGAAGAATTGCCCTTTAACCGCGCCGAGCGGAGCTGGGTATATCGAGCCGCGAAAAACGTCGACAGAACCATCGCCTTTGGCTCGACACGCCCGCTAGACAGCACGGGCGCCATCATGTTTATGAATACCGCCTTTCCTACTCAAGATGAAGATATCACGCCAATTCTGCCTCAAACCATTGGCCCCCATTGCCGTGAACCCTACACCACTAAGGCCATTTGCCATATCTCCGCCATGAGCTTCGGTGCCCTGTCACGCCCTGCAGTCACCGCCTTATCCCACGGCGCAGCGCAGGCGGGATGTTGGTTAAATACCGGAGAAGGTGGCTTAAGCCCTTACCATTTAAAAGGTGGCTGCGACTTAGTCTTTCAAATTGGTACCGCTAAATACGGTGTACGTAATGAGCACGGCCATTTAGACGATGACAAGCTCAAAGAAATCGCCGCCCACCCCGAAGTTAAAATGTTTGAAATCAAAATGAGCCAAGGAGCCAAACCAGGCAAGGGCGGTATCTTGCCGGGGATAAAAGTCACCGAGGAGATCGCCAAAATTCGCGGTATCCCGCAGGGCCATGATTCCATTAGCCCCAATGGTCATATCGAGTTTAAAAATGTGGGCGATATTCTGGATATGATTGCCAGAGTACGTGAGGTCACGGGTAAGCCCACTGGCATTAAGGCCGTACTTGGGGACGTGCAATGGCTCGAAGATTTTTGCGATGAAATTGAGCGCCGTGGCGAAGCCTCTGCCCCCGACTTTTTTACCTTAGACAGTGCTGACGGCGGCACGGGCGCCGCCCCTCAACCCTTAATGGATTATGTGGGCTTGCCCCTTAAAGAGAGTTTACCCATATTAGTCAATATCTTAATTCAGCGAGGGCTGCGTAAACGCATTAAAGTGATCGCCTCAGGCAAACTCATTGTGCCATCGAGGGTCGCTTGGGCGCTCGCCTTAGGTGCGGACTTTATCGCCTCGGCCCGTGGCAATATGTTTGCCCTCGGATGTATTCAAGCGCTGCAATGCAACAAGGATACCTGCCCGACGGGTATCACGACCCATAATAAGAAACTCCAACAAGGTCTTGATCCTAGAGACAAATCGACTCGTGTGGCTAATTATAACCATAACCTACACCACGATTTAGCCCTTATCGCCCACTCCTGTGGCGTGACAGAGCCAAGGCAGCTCAAGCCGTCCCATGTGAGGATTGTGCTCGAGAGTGGTTTGTCGGTTTCGCTGGATAAATACTATTCCCATATCAATCAATAG
- a CDS encoding iron ABC transporter permease, producing the protein MILGLARSWSLTGYAIAALLVLPLFALILQAAQPDEAVFGHLLSTVLPTYISNSLWLILWVSIGSLLLALPCAWLMARCEFVARRYLQWALLLPLAMPAYIVAYVYTDLLDYAGPVQTWLRSVFGWSSPQDYFFPDIRTLGGAACVLSLVLFPYIYLLARTAFMEQSLSLAHASRIMGCSPWQSFWRLSLPMARPALAVGVALVAMETAADFATVNYFAVPTLTTAVYDTWLGYGNLTAAAKLSAIILLVVFSLIGVERFARRKQQLFQKQSRIQASDLYRLSPMQTLCALGYCITLLLLAFVLPSGILLSYAIDYFEQSWDPIFWQLSVNSLSLALITSLVCCAIALILMFIRRVSPRSSDALPSRLASTGYALPGTVLAIGVLVPLTLLDFAINDAANWLGMTGPGLLLTGSTVALVFAFCVRFVAIAIGSVETSYKRISPSLDMVSLTLGQSPRRLLQRVHLPLLTKGLFAGALLVFIESMKELPAALLLRPIGFENLATYVFQFVSDEKLEHGALPAIVIVLVGLVPLIYLNRSLEQDSR; encoded by the coding sequence ATGATTTTAGGATTAGCCAGAAGCTGGTCGCTTACTGGTTATGCCATAGCCGCGCTACTGGTGTTACCCCTCTTTGCGTTAATTCTTCAGGCGGCGCAGCCCGATGAGGCCGTCTTTGGTCATCTGCTCTCCACTGTACTACCCACCTATATCTCCAACAGCCTATGGTTGATCCTGTGGGTGAGTATTGGCTCACTCTTGCTGGCACTGCCCTGCGCTTGGTTGATGGCGCGCTGTGAGTTTGTCGCTAGGCGTTATCTGCAATGGGCCTTATTGCTACCCTTGGCCATGCCCGCCTACATAGTCGCCTACGTGTATACCGATTTACTCGATTACGCAGGACCTGTGCAAACTTGGCTTCGCTCAGTGTTTGGTTGGAGTTCGCCGCAGGATTACTTTTTCCCCGATATCCGTACCTTAGGCGGCGCGGCGTGTGTGTTGTCGCTGGTGCTCTTTCCCTATATTTATCTGTTGGCGCGCACCGCGTTTATGGAGCAATCCCTAAGCTTGGCCCACGCATCGAGGATTATGGGCTGCTCGCCGTGGCAAAGTTTTTGGCGTTTATCCTTACCTATGGCAAGGCCAGCTTTGGCCGTGGGCGTGGCTTTAGTGGCGATGGAGACGGCGGCGGATTTTGCCACAGTCAACTACTTTGCCGTGCCCACCCTGACCACGGCCGTGTACGACACTTGGCTGGGCTATGGCAATTTGACGGCGGCGGCTAAGCTCTCGGCCATTATCCTCTTGGTGGTGTTTAGTTTGATTGGGGTAGAGCGTTTTGCCCGCCGCAAGCAGCAGTTATTCCAAAAGCAGTCCCGCATTCAAGCGAGCGATTTATATCGGCTCTCACCGATGCAAACCCTGTGTGCCCTCGGCTATTGCATCACCTTGTTACTGCTGGCCTTTGTACTGCCAAGCGGCATTTTGCTCTCCTATGCCATCGATTATTTTGAGCAGAGCTGGGACCCGATTTTCTGGCAATTGAGTGTGAATAGCTTGAGCCTCGCACTCATCACTAGCCTAGTGTGCTGCGCGATTGCGTTGATATTGATGTTTATTCGCCGCGTGAGCCCAAGGTCGAGCGATGCGCTGCCATCACGCTTGGCCTCGACTGGCTATGCCTTGCCTGGCACAGTGCTGGCGATTGGCGTGCTGGTGCCGTTAACCCTGCTCGATTTTGCGATCAATGATGCAGCAAATTGGTTGGGGATGACTGGCCCAGGGCTCCTGCTTACGGGCAGTACGGTCGCACTGGTTTTTGCCTTTTGTGTGCGCTTTGTGGCTATCGCCATCGGCAGTGTGGAGACTAGTTACAAACGTATTTCGCCGTCACTGGACATGGTGAGTCTGACCTTAGGGCAGAGCCCAAGACGACTGCTACAAAGAGTGCATCTGCCGCTGCTCACGAAGGGCTTATTTGCCGGGGCGCTACTGGTGTTTATCGAAAGCATGAAAGAATTACCGGCGGCATTGTTGCTGCGGCCTATAGGGTTTGAGAATCTCGCCACCTATGTTTTCCAGTTTGTCTCAGACGAAAAGCTTGAACATGGCGCCTTGCCCGCCATTGTGATTGTGCTCGTGGGCTTAGTCCCACTGATTTATTTAAACCGTTCCTTGGAGCAAGATAGCCGATGA
- a CDS encoding phosphoglycerate mutase family protein encodes MATPQWLAVVTHSLRTIRLNKLRLSHTLLLGLLLFTSIGLSPINQAFADNRLIILVRHAEKADAPAGDPSLSDDGHARALALVSALQRTQISQLIATQYQRTQQTLLPMSSERHLPITVVAAEKPLEAHIQQIVEQVHAVKGNSLIAGHSNTVPLIIKALGGPEIPTIAEDDYSQLFLLSIHDGQPASLISTRYGHE; translated from the coding sequence ATGGCAACTCCCCAATGGCTAGCAGTGGTTACTCACTCCTTGCGAACCATCCGCTTAAATAAACTTCGGCTATCACACACTCTACTGTTAGGCCTGTTACTCTTTACCAGCATAGGACTCAGCCCCATCAATCAAGCTTTTGCCGATAATCGATTGATTATTTTGGTAAGGCATGCCGAAAAAGCCGACGCTCCAGCAGGCGATCCGTCCCTTTCAGATGATGGCCATGCACGTGCCCTCGCGCTGGTTAGCGCATTGCAAAGGACGCAGATCTCGCAACTGATCGCGACCCAATATCAAAGAACTCAGCAAACCTTGTTGCCTATGTCTTCGGAGCGGCATCTGCCTATTACTGTAGTCGCAGCCGAAAAACCACTCGAAGCCCATATCCAGCAAATCGTTGAACAAGTACATGCCGTGAAAGGTAACAGCTTAATCGCGGGGCATTCCAATACCGTCCCACTTATCATCAAGGCTCTTGGCGGCCCAGAAATCCCCACCATAGCGGAAGATGATTACAGCCAGCTGTTTTTACTCTCCATCCATGATGGACAGCCAGCGAGCCTTATCTCCACCCGTTATGGACACGAATAG
- a CDS encoding glutathione S-transferase N-terminal domain-containing protein: MKLLCSLASPYARCVRTLIRYLGIKDIEEVLVNPMENTAELLDVNPLGQIPCLITNDGVPIFDSEVIMRYLDAELGEQQMFGGQVNNWVLQCQYSMIKGLIDSAVKLRQEQMREEEGVRSAFWTSRFEQALLRGLMQMEHQSVITQATIQAPQLALICLLDYVDFRHPELDWRKVAPATSLWFSEMRDLPAFVETRPA; the protein is encoded by the coding sequence ATGAAGTTGCTCTGCTCCCTCGCTTCACCCTATGCTCGCTGTGTTCGCACATTAATCCGTTATTTAGGGATTAAGGATATCGAAGAAGTCTTAGTCAATCCGATGGAAAACACCGCCGAGCTGCTCGATGTTAACCCGCTTGGGCAGATCCCTTGCCTCATCACCAACGATGGTGTGCCTATCTTCGATAGCGAAGTGATCATGCGCTATTTAGACGCCGAATTAGGTGAGCAGCAGATGTTCGGTGGTCAAGTGAATAATTGGGTATTACAGTGCCAATATTCGATGATCAAAGGTCTTATCGATAGCGCGGTAAAATTGCGCCAAGAACAAATGCGTGAAGAGGAAGGGGTGAGATCGGCCTTTTGGACATCGCGTTTTGAGCAAGCGCTGCTGCGGGGTTTGATGCAAATGGAACACCAGAGTGTGATCACTCAGGCAACGATTCAGGCGCCACAATTAGCCTTAATTTGCTTATTAGATTATGTGGATTTCAGACATCCAGAGCTTGATTGGCGTAAAGTGGCTCCCGCGACCTCGCTCTGGTTTAGTGAGATGCGCGATCTCCCCGCGTTTGTGGAAACTCGTCCAGCGTAA